The window attccatagataaataaataaataaacattgtgctatgtagaataaaaaatacatttataaaaataaaaagcagtgctcatttgtaggagaggcttgtgtgttgttggtaaaaaaacaAATGGTTGGTCTAACCCCAGTAGGGATTATTATTAGGGGTTATATTCTATTCGTTCATTATTTGGCCAACACCAAAAAGTATCACTctgtgccccgctctcccctatgTCTTGCTGGATGCATCACATTGAAGCTGAATACttcaaataaatttatattatttcaatcaatatatGTCAGTTTTGTGGTTTGAGTTTAGCAGAACCCTCTCCATTACATTTGTTGTGCTTCTTTGTCTACAGTTGCATCAATTTCTAACTAATTATGTATTTATGACGgcttttaatcaattaatttagcAGAGTTTTATGTATTCTATGTGCTTTGCACATGTCCtcagtcatttgtttttaaaagaaaacattggtTAGTGCAGGGTCTGGTTACCATAGTGAAGCGTGTTCTGAGAATAGAACGCATTCCAAAAGTGAACTGTAAGCCCTGCAGCACAGGAGAAACTCTTGTTGGTTTGTGGTAGTGGCGTTGAGCGGGTGTGTCTTTCGTTGCGAGTCTCCTGTAGTGATTCTCAGCGATTAAACATCGGCCCGTTTGAGTGATTCACGGTGCAAGACCGAAATCATCATCCAGATCAGCTACCAAACAAACCCCGAGTTCTTGACAGAAAGTCTGAAAACCAAACTGACGTCATGATTGAGCATCTTCCACTGGGCGTTGACCCCGAGACATCGGCTGCCAAAATGGAGAGTAAGAGCAACATCACATATTATTATAGTTGATTACAATAAATAAcactaaaatacaaaataaaagtaaaatttcaTGGTTAAAGTGTGTTTAAATCATGGTAAATGAGTGGTTTAGTTATTTATATTTGGGTGTTTGTTTTTGGTGAATGTTCATTTAATTTCCTCAATTACTCTGGAGAAGTGTGTCAAGATGTGCAACTGTTTATCTTTTAACAGACGACAAGAAGAAGAAAGTGAAAGAgacaaagaagaaaaagaagagcaAGGTTGCTTTGTTCACCAGAGCGGCCTTGAGATGGTTCTGCTTCTCTCCCAGTGATGAGCCGTTCAGATTCCCATCCTCTGATGGTAAATGATGCTTTTGGCATCTACAGTAGATGTTTCAGACTGtaatgttatgaataaactgtatATTTACTGCCCTGATCTGGAGTTTACCATGAAACTGACGGTGTGTATGTGCAAACTGCAATCATCTGTCTTCTAACAGATTATGAGGTCTTTGAGAAGAGgatggtggaggaggaggaactGAAGGAGAtgaagcaggaggaggaggaggaggtggagaaGGAGAAGGAGGTGAAAGTGAaagagaggaagaagaagaaaaagaagagcaAGGTTGCTTCGTTCACCAGAGCGGCCTTGAGATGGTTCTGCTTCTCTCCCAGTGATGAGCCATTCAGATTTCCTTCCTCAGATGGTAAATGATGCTTTTGGCATCTACAGTAGATGTTTCAGACTGTAATACTGTGAATCTGGAGTTTAACATGAAACTGACGGTGTGTATGTGCAAACTGCAATCATCTGTCCTCTAACAGATTATGAGGTCTATGAGAAGAGgatggtggaggaggaggaggtggtgatGACGGAGGAGGTTGTGATGACTGAGAAAGTGAACGATAACACGAAGGAAGAGAAGACAGAGGAGGAGGTCAAGAAAAGAAAGGAGGAGGAGATAAGCAGCCAGCTGTCAGAGGAGTTCTGGAGAATGAAATTGAGGGAGGAGGAGAAGGAAAGTGTGGTGGAGGAAAATGAGGAATTAAAACCCATTGAAAAAGCGGAAGTGGAGGACATGGAGAAAGACA is drawn from Danio rerio strain Tuebingen ecotype United States chromosome 6, GRCz12tu, whole genome shotgun sequence and contains these coding sequences:
- the LOC798495 gene encoding uncharacterized protein isoform X1 translates to MIEHLPLGVDPETSAAKMENDKKKKVKETKKKKKSKVALFTRAALRWFCFSPSDEPFRFPSSDDYEVFEKRMVEEEELKEMKQEEEEEVEKEKEVKVKERKKKKKKSKVASFTRAALRWFCFSPSDEPFRFPSSDDYEVYEKRMVEEEEVVMTEEVVMTEKVNDNTKEEKTEEEVKKRKEEEISSQLSEEFWRMKLREEEKESVVEENEELKPIEKAEVEDMEKDKVKKKTKRRRRPRRNRRVEEEVKGQESEEVEKSMEEKETITDIVRKEEVEERVANRRRMTTWTVDSLKEELNRKFPIHKQHMWPNNRPASKAQAARRGKNRHILLWGQRNV
- the LOC798495 gene encoding uncharacterized protein isoform X2, coding for MIEHLPLGVDPETSAAKMENDKKKKVKETKKKKKSKVALFTRAALRWFCFSPSDEPFRFPSSDDYEVYEKRMVEEEEVVMTEEVVMTEKVNDNTKEEKTEEEVKKRKEEEISSQLSEEFWRMKLREEEKESVVEENEELKPIEKAEVEDMEKDKVKKKTKRRRRPRRNRRVEEEVKGQESEEVEKSMEEKETITDIVRKEEVEERVANRRRMTTWTVDSLKEELNRKFPIHKQHMWPNNRPASKAQAARRGKNRHILLWGQRNV